GCACCCGGTAGATGCCGTTGACCGGGTCGCCGTACGGGTTCTCGAACAGCCCGAGCTGGAACTTCAGCCGCAGCACCCGCCGGACCGCGTCGTCGATCCGGGCGGCCGGCACCTGGGCGAGGAACGTGGCCATCGAGAAGCCGGCCGCGCCCGGGTCCGCGCCGCCCATCACGTCGGAGCCGGCCCGCGCCGCGCCCACCCAGGAGCCGGACGGCAGCCAGTCCGTGGTGATCAGGCCGGTGAAGCCGAGGTTGTTGCGCAGGTAGGCCAGGATCGGCGCGCTGTCACCGGCACCGGGACCGCCCGGGTCCAGGAACGAGCTGCCCGCGTACCCCGGCATGATGTTGACCGCGCCCGCCTCCATCGCGGCCCGGAACGGGATCATGTGGTACTTGATGGTCACGCCGTCGTACACGATGAGCTGCTCGCCGCCCGCGCCCTCGCCCGGCCAGTGCTTGACCGTGGCCAGCACCGAGCGCGGGTTCAGCTCCGGACCGCCCTGCAAGCCCGCCACCAGCGCCCGGACCTGCGCGGCCGCCACGTACGCGTCCTCGCCGTTGCCCTCCTGGATGCGCGGGTAGAGCACCTTCGTGCCGACCTCGGCGAGCGGCCCGAGCACGCCCCGGGTGCCGAGCTCGACCTGCTCGCGGCGCTGCATGTCGCCGAGCCGGTACTGCAGCGGGTAGTCCCGGCCGGCCGCGAGCGCGCTCTGCGACGGATAGGTGGTCTTGAAGCCGTGGATCGTGTCCCCGGCCGAGATCAGCGGGATGCCGAGCCGGGTGCCGGTCGACCCCAGCAGGTCACGGTGCAGGTCGGGCGCCTCCGAGGGGCCGAAGTGCCAGCCCGATCGGGGGTACGCCTGCGCGTTGTAGAACATCTGGTACGCCTTCTCCTCGGCCGTCATGCGTCCGAGCAGATCGGTCACGCGCGCCTCGACCGGGCGGCGCCAGTCCTCGTAGGGGTCGATCGCGCCGCTGCGGTTCGCGTCCCGGGCACCGTTGATCACCGGTACGCCGTCCGCGATCGTGGTCAGCGCCGGCCGGTACAGCCCGAACGTGCGGATCTGCGACGTGGTCGAGCCGGCCGTCACGTACCAGCGGTAGGTCCACCGGTCCGGCAGGTCCCAGGCCGGCGCGTACGACGTCCCGGTCACCTCCGCGACCCGGGTGTAGACGTCCAGCAGGCTGCCGGACGCGGTGAAGTCGTAGTCGGTACGGCTCACGTTGATCCACAGCTGGTAGCGGGTGGCACCGGCGACCGCGGCCCAGGAGAACACGGGCCGCCGGGTGTCCGTGATCAGCGCCTGGTCGGCCGGCGCGGTGAGCGCGAACTGCCCGGTGGTCGCGGGCGGCCGGGTCGGCCCGGACAGCAGCGGTGGCGCGCTGCCGGCCGCGTCGACCGTGCCGAGCACCTTCAGGTCCCACAGCGAGTAGCCGTAGCCGGTGGCCCGCGCGGTGCCGACGAGTCGCAGGTACCGGCCGATGCCGGAGACGGTCAGCGTCTCCACGCCGCCGCGCCCGGTGGTGGTGCTGTAGATCGTGGTCCAGGCGGCCGCGTCGTCGGACACCTCGATGCGGTAGCCGGTGCCGTAGGCGGACTCCCAGTGCAGCACCACGCCGGTGATCGTGGCCCGGCCCTGCAGGTCGACGCGGATCCACTGGTTCTCCGCGTGCTCGCTGGACCAGCGCGTGGTGGTGCGGCCGTCCAGCGCGGCGCCGGGCGCGTTGCCACCCTCGTAGGAGGAGGCCGCCACCGGTTTGAAGGCCGCGATGTCGGTGCCGCCGCCGGAGGTCGTGGTGCTGCCGTAGACCTCGAACTCCCACAGCGAGTAGCCGTAGCCGGTGGCCCGTTCGGTGCCGAGCACCCGTACGTACCGCCCGGTGCCGTCGGTCGTGATCGTCTGGACGCCGCCGGTGCCGGTGGTGGTCGCGTGGACGGTGGTCCAGGCGGTCCCGTCCGGCGAGGTCTGGATCTGGAACGCGCGGGCGTGCGCCGCCTCCCAGTGGAGCACGACGCGGTCCAGCGTCGCGGTGGCACCGAGGTCGACGCGCAGCCACTGCTGGTCGGCGAACGCGCTCGCCCAGCGGGTGCCGGCGTCGCCGTCGACGGCCGCCGCGGCCGGGGTGCCGGCGCCCTCGACGGAGGAGGCGAGCGTGGGCTTGCCGCGGGAGAGCAGGACGGGTGCGGCCTCGGAGAGCAGGACGGGTGCGGCCTCGGCGGGCGTGGCCACGAGCAGCCCGGCGAGCAGCAGCAACGCCGCCGCCAGTCTTCGTTTCACGGACATGAGGACTCCAGGAGATCGTGGGAGAGCGCTCTCTAACGCTGAGCCTGATCGATGTCCATCAGTCCGTCAAGGGGGTCCGGTAGCGCTCCGTGGAGCAGGAGAGAACTTCTCGCATCGTGGTAGCGTGCCGAACCATCGAGCGGAAGGGACCCCTCACGTGAAGTCGCTGGTCGGCAAGTCCGCCGCGGTGGCCGTGCTCATCGCCGGCGTCGGTGGCGGCACCTATCTGCACCAGGATCGCGCCCGCACCGAGGACTCCGCCGCCGCGCAGGCCGCCTGGGAGGCGAACCGCGCCGAGGAGCTCTACGTCAAGGACCGGCACCGGGAGTACACCGAGCTCGCCGCCGGCCTGCACCAGTCCGAGCGGGCCGCGGCCAAGCGCGCCGCCGCGATGGCCGAGGAGCAGGCGAAGCGCGCCCGCGCCGCGAACGACGCGGTCAGCCGCCGGAAGGCGGCGGCCGAGGCCGAGGCGGCCGCCGCACAGGCCGCCGAGGACGCCGCCAAGGCCGCGATCAAGCCGTACGACGGGCCGGTCCCGTCGTCCTGCGCCTCCTACTCCGGCCACCGCAAGACCGGCTGCTCCGTCATGGTCGGCCAGGGCTTCGACGTCTCCGAGTTCGGCTGCCTGGACACGCTGTGGACGCGGGAGAGCGGCTGGAACCCGAAGGCGGCCAACCCGAGCTCGGAGGCGTACGGCATCCCGCAGGCGAACCCGGGCAGCAAGATGGCGTCGGTCGCGGACGACTGGCAGACCAACCCGGCGACGCAGGTCATCTGGGGCCTCGGGTACATCAAGGGCCGCTACAGCACGCCGTGCGCGGCCCTCGAGCACTCCAACGCCGCCGGCTGGTACTAGGCGATCCGGGCCGGGTTCGCCGTCCTGACAAACCGTGCGGGGGTACGGCCGACGGCCGTACCCCCGCACGGTTTCTGACCTCAGATGCGGAACCGGCCGACCACCGTCTCCAGCTCGCTGACCACGCGGTTCAGGTCGGCGACCGTCTCGCCGGCCTCGACCAGCGACTCCGTGGTGGCGCGGGCCGCGTTCGCCACACCGTTGATGTTGCTGGCGATGTCGGACGTGCCGCCGGACGCGTCGCCGACGCTGCGGCTCATCTCGCCGGTGGTCGCGGTCTGCTCCTCGACCGCGGACGCGATGGTCAGCTGGTAGTCGTTGATCCGCGCGATGATCCGGCTGATCTCGCCGATCGCCTCGACCGCGTTCTGCGTGTCGACCTGGATCGCCTCGACCCGGCGGGAGATGTCCTCGGTCGCCTTCGCGGTCTCCTGCGCCAGGTCCTTGACCTCACCGGCCACCACCGCGAAGCCCTTGCCGGCGTCGCCCGCGCGCGCCGCCTCGATCGTCGCGTTCAGCGCCAGCAGGTTCGTCTGCTCCGCGATCGAGGTGATCGTCTTGACCACGTTGCCGATCTCCGCGGACGACTCGCCGAGCTTCGCGATCGTGTCGTTGGTCTGGTTGGCCACGCCGACCGCCTCCGCCGCGACCTGGGCCGCGTCGTTCGCGTTCTGGCTGATCTCGCGGATCGAGGCGCCCATCTCCTCGGAGCCGGCCGCGACCGTGGAGACGTTCGCGGAGACCTCACCGGCCGCGTTCGACACCACGTCGGCCTGGCTGGCGGCCTCGGCCGCGCTGGACGCGATCCGCTCGGTCGACGCGGAGAGCCGGCGGGCGCCGTCCGCGAGCGTCCGGGAGCTCTCGGAGAGCGCCGAGATCGTGGTGCGCAGGCCGTCGCGGGCCGCGTTCGTGGCGATCGCCATCGCGCCGATCTCGTCGCGGCCACGCACCTCCGCGTCCTTGGTCAGGTCACCGGACGCCATGGCGCGCAGCGCGTCACCGACGGTCTGCACCTGCGCGGTGATCGCGCGGGCCACCATCAGGCCGATCGCGAGCGCGATCAGCGCGCCGATCAGCACGGCCGCGATCAGCGTGTTGCGGGCGTTGGCGTACGACGACTGCGCCTCCTCGGCCGCCGCCGCGGAATCCGCCGCCTCCAGCTCCTGCAGCTGCGCGAGCCCGTCCCGCATCGCCGTCTCGGCCGTGCCGTAGGCGGCCAGCGGGTCGGCCGGCAGCGTGTAGCCGGCCGGCAGCGGAAGCTGGAAGTAGTTCACGTCCCGCAGGTTCGTGTAGTCGGTGAACCCGGTGGTGAACGCCTCGATCGCGGTGGTCCGCTCCGCGCTGGCGTTGGTGCCGACGTTGAGCGCGGTGTACTCGGCCAGCGCGTCGCTGATCATCGTGTCCGCCTCCTTGGTGTCCGCGACGGCGTCCTGCTTCGCGGCGGCGTCGGCGCCGAGGCTGAACAGCAGCATGCCGCGGAACATCCCGCTGAGGCCCTGTTGCATCGTGCCGAGGTGGGCGGTGCCGGCGACCTGCTCCCGGTTCATGTCGTCGAGCTGTGCGGCGAGCGACGACATGCGCTGCACGCACAGCACGCCGACCAGGATCGTGATCGCGATGACCACGACCGACGAGGCCAGGATCTTGGTACGTACCTTCGTATCGGCCACCAGACGGGTGAGGACGCCACCCGAGCGGTGCTCCGCGACTTGACTCATCAGACAGGCCCTTCGCCCGTGAACGACACAGCGAATGCCCCATCGGCACGAATCAGACCCGGTTGAGGGAAAGCGGCGTCAGTCGTCGGTCGCGGCGGCCCGGCGGCGCATCGCCACCACGGCCGGGGCCAGCAGCGCGAGGATCGCCACCGTCCACAGCGTCACGGTCAGCGGCCCGGAGAGCAGGATGCCCCAGTCACCGTCGGACAGTGCCAGCGCGCGGCGCAACTGCTGCTCGGCCAGCGGCGCCAGGATCAGGCCGACCACCGCGGGCGCGGCCGGCACGTCCGCGCGGCGCATCAGCAGCCCGATCAGGCCCAGGCCGATGAGGATCAGCAGGTCCGTGGTGGTGCCGCCGGCCGCGAACGTGCCGAGCGTGGCGAAGACCAGCACGCCGGCGTAGATGCCGTACGCCGGAATGGTCAGCAGACGCGCCCACAGGCGCACCAGCGGCAGGTTCAGCACCAGCAGCATCACGTTGCCGATGTAGAGCGAGGCGATCAGCGCCCACACCAGATCGCCGGATTCGGTGAACAGCTGCGGGCCCGGTTGCAGGCCGTAGGACTGGAACGCGGTGAGGATGACCGCGGCGGTCGCGGACGTGGGCAGCCCGATGGTGAGCAGCGGGACCAGCACGCCGGCCGCGGCCGCGTTGTTCGCTGCCTCCGGACCGGCCACGCCCTCGATCGCGCCGCGGCCGAACTCGTGCCGCCGCTTCGACAGCCGCTTCTCCAGCGAGTAGCTGAGGAACGTGGGCACGTCCGCGCCACCGGCCGGCAGGCTGCCGATCGGGAACCCGATCGCGGTGCCGCGCAGCCAGGCCGGCCAGGACCGGCGCCAGTCCTCGCGGGACAGCACGGCCCGGCCACCGATCGGGTTGACCCGGCTGTCGCCGGTGCCCGCGATCAGGTGACCGAACGCCTCGCCGAGCGCGAACAGCGCCACCACCACGATCACCACGTCCACGCCGTCGAGCAGCGCGGGCAGGCCGAAGTCCAGCCGCGGCTGACCGGTCAGCGTGTCGATGCCGACCAGGCCGATCGTGGCGCCGATGACCAGGCTGGCCGCGCCCTTGACCAGATTCGGGCCGAGCAGCGCGCTGACCGTGACGAACGCGACCGCCATCAGCGCCACGTACTCCGGCGGGCCGAACCCGACCGCGATGTCCGCGACCAGCGGCGCGGCGAAGCTCAGCGCGATCGTGCCGATGGTGCCGGCCACGAAGCTGCCGATCGCGGCCGTGGCCAGCGCGGCGGCGCCCCGGCCCGCGCGCGCCATCCGGTTGCCCTCCAGCGCGGTCACCACGGACGCGCTCTCGCCGGGCGTGTTGAGCAGGATGGACGTGGT
This genomic window from Catenuloplanes niger contains:
- a CDS encoding discoidin domain-containing protein produces the protein MSVKRRLAAALLLLAGLLVATPAEAAPVLLSEAAPVLLSRGKPTLASSVEGAGTPAAAAVDGDAGTRWASAFADQQWLRVDLGATATLDRVVLHWEAAHARAFQIQTSPDGTAWTTVHATTTGTGGVQTITTDGTGRYVRVLGTERATGYGYSLWEFEVYGSTTTSGGGTDIAAFKPVAASSYEGGNAPGAALDGRTTTRWSSEHAENQWIRVDLQGRATITGVVLHWESAYGTGYRIEVSDDAAAWTTIYSTTTGRGGVETLTVSGIGRYLRLVGTARATGYGYSLWDLKVLGTVDAAGSAPPLLSGPTRPPATTGQFALTAPADQALITDTRRPVFSWAAVAGATRYQLWINVSRTDYDFTASGSLLDVYTRVAEVTGTSYAPAWDLPDRWTYRWYVTAGSTTSQIRTFGLYRPALTTIADGVPVINGARDANRSGAIDPYEDWRRPVEARVTDLLGRMTAEEKAYQMFYNAQAYPRSGWHFGPSEAPDLHRDLLGSTGTRLGIPLISAGDTIHGFKTTYPSQSALAAGRDYPLQYRLGDMQRREQVELGTRGVLGPLAEVGTKVLYPRIQEGNGEDAYVAAAQVRALVAGLQGGPELNPRSVLATVKHWPGEGAGGEQLIVYDGVTIKYHMIPFRAAMEAGAVNIMPGYAGSSFLDPGGPGAGDSAPILAYLRNNLGFTGLITTDWLPSGSWVGAARAGSDVMGGADPGAAGFSMATFLAQVPAARIDDAVRRVLRLKFQLGLFENPYGDPVNGIYRVHTPADAALANQAARGSLTVLRNSANVLPLRLPAGSDIVVTGPRATDTGSCCIWTSYFHQEYGSLSTYDALAARAASAGVTVHRDSAPNPSLAIVAVGEPYYTHATSWTQTAPYLPPDQLELIRSWKARGVPVVVLLTMARPYVISEWHEIADAVVVNFRAGEEVGPALAGLVFGDHRPTGKLPWQLPRTLDQVLRPGGQDVPADAREAWDLPFDLGATDAQRAEIRAHIDAGRPVPPTYGNPLYPYGHGLTW
- a CDS encoding lytic transglycosylase domain-containing protein, which translates into the protein MKSLVGKSAAVAVLIAGVGGGTYLHQDRARTEDSAAAQAAWEANRAEELYVKDRHREYTELAAGLHQSERAAAKRAAAMAEEQAKRARAANDAVSRRKAAAEAEAAAAQAAEDAAKAAIKPYDGPVPSSCASYSGHRKTGCSVMVGQGFDVSEFGCLDTLWTRESGWNPKAANPSSEAYGIPQANPGSKMASVADDWQTNPATQVIWGLGYIKGRYSTPCAALEHSNAAGWY
- a CDS encoding methyl-accepting chemotaxis protein, with translation MSQVAEHRSGGVLTRLVADTKVRTKILASSVVVIAITILVGVLCVQRMSSLAAQLDDMNREQVAGTAHLGTMQQGLSGMFRGMLLFSLGADAAAKQDAVADTKEADTMISDALAEYTALNVGTNASAERTTAIEAFTTGFTDYTNLRDVNYFQLPLPAGYTLPADPLAAYGTAETAMRDGLAQLQELEAADSAAAAEEAQSSYANARNTLIAAVLIGALIALAIGLMVARAITAQVQTVGDALRAMASGDLTKDAEVRGRDEIGAMAIATNAARDGLRTTISALSESSRTLADGARRLSASTERIASSAAEAASQADVVSNAAGEVSANVSTVAAGSEEMGASIREISQNANDAAQVAAEAVGVANQTNDTIAKLGESSAEIGNVVKTITSIAEQTNLLALNATIEAARAGDAGKGFAVVAGEVKDLAQETAKATEDISRRVEAIQVDTQNAVEAIGEISRIIARINDYQLTIASAVEEQTATTGEMSRSVGDASGGTSDIASNINGVANAARATTESLVEAGETVADLNRVVSELETVVGRFRI
- a CDS encoding tripartite tricarboxylate transporter permease, translating into MDALLTGFADALTPMNLLWALIGVTIGTAVGVLPGIGPALTVALLLPVTFRLEPAAALILFAGIYYGGMYGGSTTSILLNTPGESASVVTALEGNRMARAGRGAAALATAAIGSFVAGTIGTIALSFAAPLVADIAVGFGPPEYVALMAVAFVTVSALLGPNLVKGAASLVIGATIGLVGIDTLTGQPRLDFGLPALLDGVDVVIVVVALFALGEAFGHLIAGTGDSRVNPIGGRAVLSREDWRRSWPAWLRGTAIGFPIGSLPAGGADVPTFLSYSLEKRLSKRRHEFGRGAIEGVAGPEAANNAAAAGVLVPLLTIGLPTSATAAVILTAFQSYGLQPGPQLFTESGDLVWALIASLYIGNVMLLVLNLPLVRLWARLLTIPAYGIYAGVLVFATLGTFAAGGTTTDLLILIGLGLIGLLMRRADVPAAPAVVGLILAPLAEQQLRRALALSDGDWGILLSGPLTVTLWTVAILALLAPAVVAMRRRAAATDD